The Amycolatopsis japonica nucleotide sequence AGAGGTTCACATGAGGATCCGCACCCTTGCGGTGGGTCTGCTCGTCGGCAGTCTCGCACTGACCGCTTGTGGCAAGGAAGGCACGCCCAGCTCGCCGGGCGGCAGCTCCGAAGGCGCGAACGCCGGTGCCCAGCTGCCCCAGTACACGGTGGCGTCGAACGTCGACCTCGCGGGCTCCCCGGTCTTCGCGAAGATCAAGGCCGCGGGCAAGCTGACCCTTGGCGCCAAGGACGACCAGCCTGGTCTGGGCAAGAAGGACCCGACGAGCGGCAAGTTCGCCGGTTTCGACATCGAAATCGCGAAGCTCGTCGCCGCGAGCCTCGGCTTCGGCGAAGACAAGATCACCTTCAAGACGGTCGACTCGGGTGCCCGTGAGCAGGCCATCGTGAACGGCGACGTCGACTACTACGTCGGCACCTACACGATCAACGACAAGCGCAAGGCGCAGATCTCCTTCGCCGGCCCGTACTTCGAGGCCGGCCAGGACCTGCTGGTGCGCAAGGACGAGACGACGATCACCGGCCCGGAGACCTTGAAGGGCAAGAAGGTCTGCTCGGTCACCGGCTCGACCCCGATCCAGCGCGTCCGCGAGCAGAACCTGACCGAGCCCGGCAACATCGTCGAGTTCCAGAAGTACTCGCAGTGCGTCGAGAAGCTCAGCACCAAGGAGGTCGACGCGGTCACCACCGACGACGCGATCCTGAAGGGCTTCGCTTCGGAGGACTCCGACAGCTTCAAGGTCGTCGGCAAGACCTTCTCGAAGGAGCCGTACGGCATCGGTCTGAAGAAGGACGACAAGGTCCTTCGCGACAAGATCAACGACACCCTGCAGAAGGCGCTGGACGACGGCACCTGGCAGAAGATCTACGACGCCACCCTCGGCAAGTCGGGTTCGGCGGCGCAGAAGCCCACCCTGCAGAAGTACTGATGTAACCAGCGGCCGGTGGACCCGTGACGGGTTCACCGGCCGCTCCACACCCACCTCCAGTCGACGGCAGCGGGGAAAGGCTCCATGAACGTCCTGCTCGACAACCTGGATCTCTACGGTCCGTTCTTCCTCACCACGATCGAACTGTTCCTCTGGTCGGCGGTCGGCAGCCTGATCCTCGGCACGATCCTGGCGATGCTGCGGGTGAGTCCGGTCCTGGCGTTCCGCGCGGCGGGAACGACCTATGTGACCCTCATCCGCAACACCCCGCTGACGCTGGTGTTCGCGTTCTTCGTGTTCGCGTACCCCCTGCTCGAAATCGTCAAGCTCAGCTTCTTCACCGCCGCGGTCGTCGCGCTGATCGTGTACACCTCGGCGTTCATCTGCGAGGTCGTCCGGTCCGGTATCAACACGGTCCCGGTCGGCCAGGCCGAGGCCGGGCGCGCGCTGGGACTGACGTTCGGTCAGATCCTCGGCCAGATCGTCCTGCCGCAGGCGCTGCGCTCCGTGGCGCCGCCGCTGATCAGCACCCTGATCGCGTTGCTGAAGAACACCACGATCGCCGCGGGCTTCTCGGTCGCCGAGGCCGGGGCGATCCGGTCGTACCTCTCGGAGCGAGGTGACAACCAGTTGATCGGCCTGCTGTGGGTCGCCCTGGGCTTCATCATCCTCGTCGCCGTCCTTTCTCTCATCCAGCGGAGCCTGGAGAAGCGCTGGAGCGTGGCCCGATGAGCAGTGTCCTGTTCGACGTCCCCGGCCCCAAGGCGCGGATGCGCCACCGCATCTACGCGGTCATCGGCGTCCTCGCCATCGCCGCGTTCATCGCCTTCGTCGTCTACCGGTTCTACGACACCGGCCAGTTCACCGCGCGCAAATGGGAATGGCTCCAGTACCAGCAGGTCCAGATCGACCTGCTGAACGCGGTGCTGGAAACGCTCCGCGCGTTCGCGGCGGCAGCGGTCCTCGCGCTGATCTTCGGTGCGGTCTTCGCGGCCGGACGGCTCTCCGACCACGCCTGGATCCGGCGCATCTCCGGCGCGATCGTGGAGTTCTTCCGCGCCATCCCCGCGCTGATCCTGATGTTCCTGTTCTACTTCGGCCTCCCGGCCGTCGGCGTCCCGATGACGCCGTTCCTCGGTGTGGTCTTCGGCCTCACGCTGTACAACGGCTCAGTGCTCGCGGAAGTCTTCCGCGCCGGCATCCAGGCCCTGCCGAAGGGCCAGGCCGAAGCCGCGTACGCACTCGGCATGCGCAAGACCCAGGTGATGTTCACCGTCCTGCTGCCGCAGGCGATCCGGGCGATGCTGCCGACGATCATCAGCCAGATGGTGGTGCTCCTGAAGGACACCGCGCTCGGCTTCATCATCACCTTCCAGGAACTGCTGTACTACGCCCGCTACATCGGCACGCAGGGCGAGTTCGGCCGGCCGATCGTGCCGTCGACGCTGGTCGCGACCGGTATCTACATCTGCCTGTGCCTGCTGTTGACGGCGCTGGCGACGTATCTGGAGAAGCGCAACCGGCGCAGCAAGAAGCACATCGACCTGGACGAGAAGAAGGCCGAGGAGACCGGACTGGGAGCCGCCGCCTCCGCCTGATCCGTCCAGAAATCCGGAAGAGGCCCCGCCGCGCAGCGCGCGACGGGGCCTCTTGCTGTGCTCGCGCTTTGCCGAAGATGCGGCAGTACCGCATCACCGAATTCGGATCAGTAGTAGAAATCCACCGCGGAATTCGTCGCACGCTCTCCGCCGGAACAATAAGTCGTCGAAAGGCGATCCTTTGTGGTCCATCCGCCCCACCAGGGACCGCTACCGTTGCACCAGATACCTACGCGATGCCTCAGCGACGCGGGCGCATCCGACGAACACGACGACCAAGCCGCGCCACTACCTTGCTCCGGGTCATACGGATTCCACGATGAACCACAGGACCAGAGCAACGTTTCCGCAGAAGCATCTGCCGTCGGCGCCGAAATAACACTCGCCGCGATCATCGCCATTGTCGCCAATGCAGTGCCGAACGATTTAGACATCACAAGACTCTCCCCTCAGTGCCCGAATTACGAAAGCAGTTCAACTAATACCGCACCCCACGGATCCACCCATACCTCCATCCGGATGATCACTCGGTCAACGCCTCCACCTGCAAGGAAAGCCACCAGATCCACCCGCTTACTCCACACGCGTGAACCACGACGATCATCTTGGCAGCACAACAAGTTAGAGCTAGCGTTGATCCATCGAGCGAAATACGAAACCGCACAAAGGGGTCGCTCGACCATTCATGCGATTGTCACGCATCACATATACATGCGCACTCGCGTCGTGCCATCTAGGTGCCATAAGGGGAGACCATGACCTCGACACGCAGGATTCTCGTAGCCGCGACAATGCTTGCCCTCGTAACAAGCGCAACGGTCGCCACCGGGTCCGCCTTGGCCTCGGAAAATCCTAGCCCCGCAACCGTGGAATTCGTATACAAGGGCCAGGTTTGCCACGACCACAGTTATCCGCGGGTCGCCAGCTTCAAATGCGACTCCGGGCCGAGCGACAGCGCCGGTTACATAACCCAAGCGAAGTGCAGCAACGGGGCGGTAGTTTTCGGGAACTACGAGACATACTCCTCCAGCTACTACTCCAATGCGGTTTGTCCGGTTGGCACCTCGGTGGTCCAAGCCACTCCCGAGCCCCAGTACAAGTTCAAGTAGACCGCAGCACCGGCCCGCCCGATCCCGCCCGGCAGGACCTCGACGCGAGATAGGCCTCTTGGTCCTGTCGGGACAGCAGCCGCTCGGCTAGCGTCGGCCGTATGGCGGACCAGGCCGCGACGCTGCTCGAAGCGCTGCCGGACCTGGCGGGCAGGGCGGTCCTGGTCGTCGGGTGCGGCGATGGCCGCTATCCGCGCCTGTTCCGGCGAGAGGGCGCGCGCCGCGTGGTCGGCGTCGACGCGGATCAGGCCTCGATCGCGGTCGCGCAACGCGAAGAGGAACGCGATCCCGTCGGGATCTCGTACGAGGTCCACCAGATCGCCCGGCTGCCGGTGATGGGCGCCTTCGACGTCGTCGTCGCCTTCCTGGAGTCACCGGCCCATCTCGGTCGCGTCGCCGCGAGCCTGGTGACGGGCGGGCTGCTGGTGGTCGTCGCCACGAACGGGCTCAACCTGGAAGAAGGCCTGCGGGACAACGGTTTCCAGGATCTCGTCCTGCGCCGTCACGAGAGCGGCGACGTGCACAGCGCCCGCAAGACGGGCTGAGTCGCGCACCCTGGTGTCGAGCCAGGCTGGCCGGGGCTATGAATCCCGGCCGGTCGCCGGACCGTGCGCGTCTGGCGGTATGGGACACACGGACCCCACACCGCCGCACCGGTACGACGGAACAGGTTTCCCCGCCGTGCCGGGGCGTAGCGCGTGTGGGAGTCGAACCCACGTCACCGGGGTGAAAACCCGGTATCCATTCCGCTGGACCAACGCGCCTTGGCCTGGAACACAGTCCGGCACGCATCGCGCACCGGACTGCTTCGTTCCAGAAATCAGGGTCACCGCAAAGAAAAAGCCGCCCGGTTCGGTTTCCCGAAGGGCGGCTCCGCGTACGCGACGTCCGGCTAGGACGGCGGCGTGGAGCCGTGTTTCTCTTCCATACCAAGGACCATGGCGTAACAACGTCGCGTCATGCGTCCTCCTCGGTCGGTGTGTGCGGTAAGTGTGCGACAGGCAAGGGAGCGGCGGCAACCGATTAAAGAGAGTGGCGAGGACGGTCAGACCGCCCTCGCCACTCACCAGGAATGGCTACTTGTCCCGCCGGAACAGTTTGTTCCCCAGCCACACGATGGGGTCGTACTTCCGGTCCGCGACGCGTTCCTTCATCGGGATCAGCGCGTTGTCGGTGATGTGGATGCCCTCCGGGCACACGTCCGAGCAGCACTTGGTGATGTTGCAGTACCCGAGCCCGTGCTCCTCCTGCGCCTCGTCACGCCGGTCGGCGACGTCGAGGGGGTGCATTTCGAGTTCGGCGATCCGCATCAGGTACCGGGGCCCGGCGAAGGCTTCCTTGTTCTCCTCGTGGTCACGCACCACGTGGCAGGTGTTCTGACACAGGAAGCATTCGATGCACTTGCGGAACTCCTGCGAGCGCTCGACGTCGACCTGCTGCATCCGGTACTCCCCCGGCTTCAGCTCCGGGGGCGGCGTGAACGACGGGATCTCGCGGGCCTTGGTGTAGTTGAACGACACGTCGGTCACCAGGTCGCGGATCACCGGGAACGTCCGCATCGGCGTCACGGTGATGACCTCGTCCTCGGTGAAGGTCGACATCCGCGTCATGCACAGCAACCGCGGCTTGCCGTTGATCTCCGCCGAGCACGAACCACATTTGCCCGCCTTGCAGTTCCACCGCACCGCCAGATCCGAGGCCTGGGTGGCCTGCAACCGGTGGATGATGTCGAGGACGACCTCGCCCTCGTTGACCTCGACGCTGTAGTCCTGCAGCTCACCCGAATCGGCGTCGCCGCGCCAGACCCGGAAACTCGCCTTGTAACTCATGCCGGACTCCCGGGGTGCGAAGTCAGTTCTTCGTCGGTGTAGTACTTCCCCAGCTCGGACAGTTCGAACAGCTCCAGCAGGTCCTGCCGCAACGGCGTCTGCGCCTTGACCTCGACGCCGATGTCCGGCACCACCGGGTTGTCGCCCGCGGTGGCCGAGCAGACCAGGAGTTTGTTGCGCCACTGGGCG carries:
- a CDS encoding class I SAM-dependent methyltransferase; protein product: MADQAATLLEALPDLAGRAVLVVGCGDGRYPRLFRREGARRVVGVDADQASIAVAQREEERDPVGISYEVHQIARLPVMGAFDVVVAFLESPAHLGRVAASLVTGGLLVVVATNGLNLEEGLRDNGFQDLVLRRHESGDVHSARKTG
- a CDS encoding amino acid ABC transporter permease; translation: MNVLLDNLDLYGPFFLTTIELFLWSAVGSLILGTILAMLRVSPVLAFRAAGTTYVTLIRNTPLTLVFAFFVFAYPLLEIVKLSFFTAAVVALIVYTSAFICEVVRSGINTVPVGQAEAGRALGLTFGQILGQIVLPQALRSVAPPLISTLIALLKNTTIAAGFSVAEAGAIRSYLSERGDNQLIGLLWVALGFIILVAVLSLIQRSLEKRWSVAR
- a CDS encoding amino acid ABC transporter permease; amino-acid sequence: MSSVLFDVPGPKARMRHRIYAVIGVLAIAAFIAFVVYRFYDTGQFTARKWEWLQYQQVQIDLLNAVLETLRAFAAAAVLALIFGAVFAAGRLSDHAWIRRISGAIVEFFRAIPALILMFLFYFGLPAVGVPMTPFLGVVFGLTLYNGSVLAEVFRAGIQALPKGQAEAAYALGMRKTQVMFTVLLPQAIRAMLPTIISQMVVLLKDTALGFIITFQELLYYARYIGTQGEFGRPIVPSTLVATGIYICLCLLLTALATYLEKRNRRSKKHIDLDEKKAEETGLGAAASA
- a CDS encoding glutamate ABC transporter substrate-binding protein — encoded protein: MRIRTLAVGLLVGSLALTACGKEGTPSSPGGSSEGANAGAQLPQYTVASNVDLAGSPVFAKIKAAGKLTLGAKDDQPGLGKKDPTSGKFAGFDIEIAKLVAASLGFGEDKITFKTVDSGAREQAIVNGDVDYYVGTYTINDKRKAQISFAGPYFEAGQDLLVRKDETTITGPETLKGKKVCSVTGSTPIQRVREQNLTEPGNIVEFQKYSQCVEKLSTKEVDAVTTDDAILKGFASEDSDSFKVVGKTFSKEPYGIGLKKDDKVLRDKINDTLQKALDDGTWQKIYDATLGKSGSAAQKPTLQKY
- a CDS encoding succinate dehydrogenase/fumarate reductase iron-sulfur subunit, with product MSYKASFRVWRGDADSGELQDYSVEVNEGEVVLDIIHRLQATQASDLAVRWNCKAGKCGSCSAEINGKPRLLCMTRMSTFTEDEVITVTPMRTFPVIRDLVTDVSFNYTKAREIPSFTPPPELKPGEYRMQQVDVERSQEFRKCIECFLCQNTCHVVRDHEENKEAFAGPRYLMRIAELEMHPLDVADRRDEAQEEHGLGYCNITKCCSDVCPEGIHITDNALIPMKERVADRKYDPIVWLGNKLFRRDK